A single genomic interval of Agelaius phoeniceus isolate bAgePho1 chromosome 31, bAgePho1.hap1, whole genome shotgun sequence harbors:
- the LOC129132107 gene encoding uncharacterized protein LOC129132107 produces MHYPGERCLPGPKFLPEFLPPCQAHPEPFANTCHPLSITKGPAPRWGQSCPQAAAVSLLPCQPLVQKCLLLYPEPCETTRLLPSPRGCAVPQTPAAPRSDQKRAARSLPPCAPRCPEPGRLRFPPCGIRGSSASCRAECRPRKAAACPPRCAELSGCYSLPLRGGTECPPQQSVPRSFLREQLAGVAPHRCSKGYPTQEFGTGCYAEQQLSVTKVTEERPPLRTVAKGSPQLEGSKGRSCSAQHLSKSRCGHHHHHHHPRGTPRPSRLVPAGAKRSGHSKKSRSASKWLW; encoded by the coding sequence ATGCACTACCCCGGCGAGCGCTGCCTGCCGGGCCCCAAATTCCTCCCCGAATTCCTCCCTCCGTGCCAGGCTCACCCCGAGCCCTTCGCCAACACCTGCCACCCCCTGAGCATCACCAAGGGCCCCGCGCCGCGCTGggggcagagctgtccccaaGCCGCCGCCGTGTCGCTGCTGCCGTGCCAGCCGCTGGTGCAGAAATGCCTCCTGCTCTACCCCGAGCCCTGCGAGACCACCcggctgctgcccagccccaggggctgcgCTGTCCCCCAGACCCCCGCGGCGCCGCGGAGCGACCAGAAACGCGCGGCGCGGAGCCTCCCCCCGTGCGCGCCGCGCtgccccgagcccggccggcTGCGCTTCCCCCCGTGCGGCATCCGCGGCTCCTCCGCCTCCTGCCGCGCCGAGTGCCGCCCGCGCAAGGCGGCCGCGTGTCCCCCGCGCTGCGCCGAGCTCAGCGGCTGCTACTCGCTGCCCCTCCGCGGTGGCACCGAGTGTCCCCCGCAGCAGAGCGTGCCCCGCTCCTTCCTGCGGGAGCAGCTGGCCGGGGTGGCCCCGCACCGCTGCTCCAAGGGGTACCCCACGCAGGAATTCGGCACGGGCTGCTATGcggagcagcagctcagtgtgaCCAAGGTCACCGAGGAGCGTCCCCCGCTGCGGACGGTGGCCAAGGGCTCGCCGCAGCTTGAGGGGAgcaagggcaggagctgctccgcGCAGCACCTGAGCAAGTCCCGCTGCggtcaccaccaccaccaccaccacccccgGGGCACCCCGAGACCCTCCCGGCTGGTCCCGGCCGGGGCCAAGCGCTCCGGGCACTCCAAGAAAAGCCGCAGCGCTTCCAAGTGGCTCTGGTGA